The Chryseobacterium suipulveris genome window below encodes:
- the ppdK gene encoding pyruvate, phosphate dikinase, whose translation MATKAAKTEKYVYSFGGGKADGNESMKNLLGGKGANLAEMAGHKDLKLPVPPGFTVTTEVCTYFYNHKKTYPKDLEKQVKNALAEVEKLMGKKFGDVKDPLLMSVRSGARRSMPGMMDTVLNIGLNDDTVKGLIAKSGDERFAYDAYRRLVMMYADVVIEKAGGMDPAKGKGIRKIMDERLEEVKKTKGVELDTELSADDLKKLVKEFKQLTKKHLKVEFPENPWDQLMGGIGAVFASWNGKRAIEYRRIERIPDEWGTAVNVQAMVFGNMGEDSCTGVAFTRNPGNGDDHFYGEYLINAQGEDVVAGIRTPAPINETSKNDHSKDLLTLEKFMPKQYKELDEYQLRLEKHYKDMQDIEFTIEKGKLFMLQCRVGKRNGVAAVKMAADMYKEKLIDADTAVMRVGPNQLVELLLPMIDPEEEKKNKPVAKGLPAGPGGAVGRVVFTSEEAVEWGLKGEKVILVREETSPEDVDGMHKSQAILTTKGGMTSHAALVARGWGKCCIVGCSDIEIHEKEKYFVTNTGKKIHEGEWLTLNGTKGVVYEGVLELTNSDLNKNESYKTLMKLVDKAKKLGVRTNADTPKDALQATYFGAEGIGLFRTEHMFYGEGSEKPLFLLRKMIMSTTVKERKAALNDLFKFVKKDIKATLEVMHGNPVTIRLLDPPLHEFVPHDKEKLQELAKELGVRMSVLNRRILALHENNPMLGHRGVRLGVSYPEITEMQARAILEAAGELQKEGKKAYPEIMIPVVMGRHELTHQNNIVEKVYAEVLEKLGLKKIDYLYGTMIETPRAALKGDSMAQVADFFSFGTNDLTQMSFGFSRDDIGGFLPKYLDLKLLPEDPFVSIDQTGVGELVRIGVEKGRSVKPKLKVGICGEHGGDPESVKFCHRLGLNYVSCSPFRVPIARLAAAQAAIEEK comes from the coding sequence ATGGCTACAAAAGCAGCAAAAACAGAGAAGTATGTCTATTCCTTCGGTGGAGGAAAAGCTGATGGTAATGAATCAATGAAAAATCTTCTCGGTGGAAAAGGAGCGAACCTCGCTGAAATGGCGGGACACAAAGACCTTAAACTTCCGGTTCCTCCTGGATTTACGGTAACTACCGAAGTCTGCACCTATTTCTACAATCACAAGAAAACGTATCCTAAAGACCTTGAAAAACAGGTAAAAAATGCACTCGCAGAAGTTGAAAAACTGATGGGCAAAAAGTTTGGTGATGTTAAAGATCCATTATTGATGTCCGTTCGTTCCGGTGCAAGACGCTCAATGCCGGGAATGATGGATACTGTTCTCAACATCGGTTTGAACGATGATACCGTAAAAGGACTTATCGCAAAATCAGGTGATGAAAGATTTGCCTATGACGCTTACCGACGTTTAGTGATGATGTATGCCGATGTAGTGATCGAAAAAGCAGGCGGAATGGATCCTGCGAAAGGAAAGGGAATCCGTAAGATTATGGACGAACGCCTTGAAGAAGTGAAGAAAACAAAAGGCGTAGAGCTCGACACTGAACTTTCTGCAGACGACCTGAAAAAATTGGTAAAAGAATTTAAGCAATTAACCAAAAAACATTTGAAAGTAGAATTCCCGGAAAATCCTTGGGATCAGCTGATGGGTGGAATCGGTGCCGTGTTCGCTTCCTGGAACGGAAAACGTGCGATCGAATACCGTAGAATTGAAAGAATTCCTGATGAGTGGGGAACTGCGGTAAACGTTCAGGCGATGGTTTTCGGAAACATGGGCGAAGATTCCTGCACCGGTGTTGCGTTTACCAGAAACCCTGGAAACGGAGACGACCATTTCTACGGCGAATATCTTATTAATGCTCAAGGTGAAGACGTTGTAGCGGGAATCAGAACTCCTGCTCCGATCAACGAAACTTCGAAAAACGACCATTCCAAAGATTTGCTTACGCTTGAGAAATTTATGCCGAAACAGTATAAAGAACTGGATGAATACCAACTGCGTCTTGAAAAACATTACAAGGATATGCAGGATATCGAGTTCACCATCGAGAAAGGAAAACTCTTTATGCTTCAGTGCCGTGTTGGTAAGCGAAACGGAGTTGCCGCTGTGAAAATGGCAGCAGATATGTATAAAGAAAAACTCATCGACGCCGACACTGCGGTAATGCGAGTAGGTCCAAACCAGTTGGTGGAACTGCTTTTGCCAATGATCGATCCTGAAGAAGAAAAGAAAAACAAACCAGTTGCAAAAGGTCTTCCTGCGGGTCCAGGTGGAGCAGTTGGTAGAGTAGTGTTCACTTCGGAAGAAGCGGTTGAATGGGGATTGAAAGGTGAAAAAGTAATTCTGGTTAGAGAAGAAACTTCACCTGAAGATGTGGACGGAATGCACAAATCCCAAGCAATTTTGACCACGAAAGGTGGTATGACATCTCACGCCGCACTCGTTGCAAGAGGTTGGGGAAAATGCTGTATCGTAGGTTGTTCCGATATCGAAATTCACGAAAAAGAAAAGTATTTCGTAACGAATACAGGCAAAAAAATTCACGAAGGAGAATGGCTGACTTTGAACGGAACCAAAGGTGTGGTTTACGAAGGAGTTTTAGAACTGACCAATTCAGACCTTAACAAAAACGAGTCTTATAAAACATTGATGAAACTCGTTGACAAAGCTAAAAAACTGGGAGTAAGAACCAATGCAGATACTCCGAAAGACGCTTTGCAGGCAACTTATTTCGGTGCAGAAGGAATTGGACTTTTCAGAACAGAGCACATGTTCTACGGCGAAGGAAGCGAAAAACCACTCTTCCTACTCAGAAAAATGATCATGAGTACCACCGTGAAAGAACGTAAAGCAGCATTGAATGATCTCTTCAAATTTGTGAAAAAAGACATCAAGGCAACCCTTGAAGTAATGCATGGAAACCCTGTAACCATCCGTCTTCTTGACCCACCGTTACACGAATTCGTTCCTCACGATAAAGAAAAACTTCAGGAACTGGCAAAAGAATTGGGCGTAAGAATGAGCGTTCTGAACCGAAGAATTCTTGCCCTCCACGAAAACAACCCGATGTTGGGTCACCGTGGAGTTCGTCTTGGAGTTTCATATCCTGAGATTACGGAAATGCAGGCTCGCGCAATTTTGGAAGCAGCAGGTGAACTTCAGAAAGAAGGCAAAAAAGCATATCCTGAAATCATGATTCCTGTGGTGATGGGACGTCACGAGTTGACTCACCAAAATAATATCGTGGAGAAAGTTTATGCTGAAGTCCTTGAAAAGTTAGGTCTTAAAAAAATCGATTATCTGTACGGAACGATGATCGAAACTCCGAGAGCCGCGCTGAAAGGCGATTCTATGGCACAAGTTGCAGATTTCTTCAGCTTTGGTACGAATGACTTGACGCAAATGTCTTTCGGTTTCTCCAGAGACGATATCGGCGGATTCTTGCCAAAATATCTGGATTTGAAACTCTTGCCAGAAGATCCGTTCGTATCCATCGACCAAACTGGTGTTGGTGAATTGGTAAGAATCGGTGTAGAAAAAGGACGCTCTGTAAAACCAAAACTGAAAGTGGGAATCTGCGGTGAACACGGCGGTGATCCTGAATCAGTGAAGTTCTGCCACCGACTCGGTCTGAATTATGTGAGCTGCTCACCATTCCGAGTTCCGATCGCACGTCTTGCAGCTGCACAGGCAGCAATTGAAGAAAAGTAG
- a CDS encoding isoaspartyl peptidase/L-asparaginase, with the protein MLRLLIHGGFFSESDQTHEVKVAKQNSLKEIAKKSFEFLKSHSAEETVVFAVSLLEDDPLFNAGIGSQIQSDGKIRMSASLMNGENQKFSGVINIENVKNPIEVAKVLMKEDDRVLGGDGAKVYATENGFQDFSTEIPQRRKEYEEKLKNGGKGTVGCVALDKDGKLAAATSTGGKGFEIVGRISDSATVAGNYANSFCAVSCTGVGEDIVSNATATKIVTRVTDGMSIENSFEKTFSELKEIDGFAGAIGVDRNGNVFHQDSHPKMVFASFDGERMEVFE; encoded by the coding sequence ATGCTTCGACTCCTTATCCACGGCGGATTTTTTTCCGAAAGCGACCAAACCCACGAAGTGAAGGTTGCCAAACAGAATTCTCTGAAAGAAATCGCAAAGAAATCCTTTGAATTTCTGAAAAGCCATTCCGCAGAAGAAACAGTAGTTTTTGCAGTGTCTTTGTTGGAAGACGATCCGTTATTCAATGCAGGAATCGGTTCGCAAATCCAGAGCGACGGTAAAATCAGAATGAGTGCTTCGCTGATGAACGGTGAAAACCAGAAGTTTTCGGGAGTTATAAATATAGAAAATGTGAAGAATCCCATTGAGGTTGCAAAAGTATTAATGAAGGAAGACGACCGCGTTCTCGGTGGAGACGGTGCAAAAGTATATGCTACAGAAAATGGTTTCCAGGACTTTTCTACCGAAATTCCGCAACGAAGAAAAGAATATGAAGAAAAACTGAAAAACGGCGGAAAAGGCACTGTTGGTTGTGTTGCCCTCGACAAAGACGGAAAACTCGCAGCAGCGACATCCACTGGTGGAAAAGGTTTCGAGATTGTCGGCAGAATTTCGGATTCGGCGACGGTTGCAGGAAATTATGCCAATTCGTTTTGCGCAGTAAGTTGCACCGGAGTCGGTGAAGATATTGTGAGCAACGCGACCGCCACGAAAATTGTCACCCGAGTTACTGACGGAATGTCGATTGAAAACTCATTTGAAAAAACTTTTTCTGAGTTAAAGGAAATCGACGGTTTTGCAGGTGCAATCGGCGTTGACAGAAATGGAAATGTTTTTCACCAGGATTCACATCCTAAAATGGTTTTCGCCAGTTTTGACGGGGAGCGAATGGAAGTTTTCGAATAA
- a CDS encoding cyanophycinase has product MRPAGKLVIIGGAVNKGSFAETDYDNNVEKNLNFFERGILRKIINESRLKEDSVFEIITTASQIPQIVGPEYKKAFEFLGAKKVSILDIQNREQANSDAIVARANAADVVMFTGGDQLRLTSILGGTRFHDAILLKYQEQDFIYAGTSAGAAAASENMIYQGSSSEALLKGEIKITQGLGFIENVIVDTHFVQRGRIGRLFQAVVNNPRTLGIGLGEDTGLFIKDETMTAIGSGLVILVDGRFIKDTNLTNIELGQPISIDNLIVHVLSQNDLFDLKTKDLTIKNSQYNTAATN; this is encoded by the coding sequence ATGAGACCAGCAGGAAAATTAGTAATCATCGGTGGAGCGGTAAACAAAGGCAGTTTCGCGGAAACCGATTACGACAATAATGTTGAAAAAAACCTCAATTTTTTTGAAAGAGGAATTCTAAGGAAAATCATCAACGAATCGCGTTTAAAAGAAGATTCTGTTTTTGAGATCATCACGACCGCATCGCAAATTCCACAGATTGTGGGACCCGAATATAAAAAGGCATTCGAGTTTCTTGGAGCAAAAAAAGTCAGTATTTTAGACATCCAAAACCGTGAGCAGGCAAACAGCGACGCGATCGTAGCAAGAGCGAACGCCGCAGATGTTGTGATGTTCACAGGTGGCGACCAACTTCGGCTCACCTCGATTCTGGGCGGAACCAGATTTCACGACGCGATTCTTCTGAAATATCAGGAGCAGGATTTCATCTATGCAGGAACTTCGGCTGGAGCTGCCGCCGCTTCGGAAAATATGATTTACCAAGGTTCGAGCAGCGAGGCACTACTGAAAGGTGAAATCAAAATTACGCAAGGACTGGGCTTTATCGAAAATGTAATTGTTGACACCCACTTCGTTCAGCGTGGAAGAATCGGAAGACTTTTCCAGGCGGTAGTTAATAATCCGAGAACTTTGGGAATCGGTTTGGGAGAAGATACCGGACTTTTCATCAAAGACGAAACCATGACCGCGATCGGTTCCGGACTCGTAATTTTGGTGGATGGACGTTTTATTAAAGACACCAACCTCACCAATATCGAACTCGGACAACCGATTTCCATCGACAATCTCATCGTTCACGTATTGTCGCAGAACGACCTGTTTGACCTGAAAACGAAAGACCTCACCATAAAAAATTCGCAATACAATACTGCAGCGACGAACTGA
- the cphA gene encoding cyanophycin synthetase, whose translation MKIEKIQVLRGPNIWSIRRKKLIQMRLDLEEMEHLPTNKIPGFRERLEALIPSLITHRCSEGVEGGFFHRVEMGTWMGHVIEHIALEIQTLAGMDTGFGRTRETKTPGIYNVVFSYIEENCGVYTAEQSVEIARCIADGKEYNLEACIQKLKEIRERERLGPSTGSIVEEAVARNIPWIRLGKNSLVQLGYGVNQQRFQATITGKTSSIAVDIACNKELTKKMLDDAAIPVPTGDLVVDEEDLERVVRRIGYPIVLKPLDGNHGRGQTINVNDWETAKIGLQHAQTVSRRVIVERYITGFDFRVLVINHKMVAAARRVPAHVVGDGEMNIQQLIDKENLDPRRGYGHENVLTEILIDKDTNELLHKLNYTLETVPLKGEMVYLKSTANLSTGGTSIDVTDMVHPENVTMCERISKIIGLDVCGIDIMAENLTQPLKESGGAILEVNAAPGFRMHLAPSEGLPRNVAAPVVDMLYPHGKPTRIPIIAVTGTNGKTTTTRLIAHIVKNNGFRVGFTTSDGIYIQNTMLTKGDTTGPISAEFILKDPTVEFAVLETARGGILRSGLGFSYCDIGVLTNIKEDHLGLSDIHNLKDLTRVKRVVLDSVKKDGWSVMNADDEFSMRLLPDIDSKVAIFSLDENNAHIRKFAKEGKITCVYEEGFITIKKGEWKIRIAKAMNIPITMEAKAKFMISNVLAASLATYLYGFEIEDIANSLRTFMPSAQLTPGRLNVFKFKNFKVLIDFAHNPAGYEAIEDYLKNVESSKKIGIIAGVGDRRDEDIFECGKIAGRMFDHIIIRNEKHLRGRTEEEINSLIISGIQDSGRNVTYEIIPKEIEALKHAMSMAEEGTFITALSDVVSNAIDLVQEYQNKEILEEGKL comes from the coding sequence ATGAAAATCGAAAAAATACAGGTGTTAAGAGGTCCCAATATTTGGAGCATCCGAAGAAAAAAATTAATTCAGATGCGCCTTGACCTCGAAGAAATGGAACATTTGCCAACCAACAAAATACCGGGATTCAGAGAACGGCTGGAAGCGTTGATTCCATCGTTGATCACTCACCGCTGCTCGGAAGGAGTGGAAGGAGGTTTTTTCCACCGGGTCGAGATGGGAACGTGGATGGGACACGTTATCGAGCACATCGCACTCGAAATTCAGACTTTGGCGGGAATGGATACCGGTTTCGGAAGAACTCGCGAAACAAAAACTCCCGGAATCTATAACGTGGTTTTTTCCTATATCGAAGAAAATTGCGGCGTTTATACTGCGGAACAGTCTGTGGAAATTGCCCGATGTATCGCAGACGGAAAGGAATATAATTTGGAAGCGTGCATTCAGAAGCTTAAGGAAATCCGTGAACGGGAGCGACTCGGTCCTTCCACAGGAAGTATTGTGGAGGAAGCCGTTGCGAGAAATATTCCCTGGATTCGTTTGGGAAAAAATTCTTTGGTTCAGTTGGGATACGGCGTGAACCAGCAAAGATTTCAGGCGACCATTACAGGAAAAACCAGTTCGATCGCCGTTGATATTGCCTGCAATAAGGAATTGACAAAAAAAATGCTTGACGACGCTGCGATTCCCGTTCCGACAGGTGATTTGGTCGTGGATGAAGAAGATTTGGAAAGAGTAGTGCGCAGAATCGGTTATCCCATCGTTCTGAAACCGCTCGACGGAAATCATGGTCGTGGACAAACCATCAATGTCAATGACTGGGAAACTGCCAAAATTGGACTTCAACACGCGCAAACCGTTTCCAGAAGAGTGATTGTCGAAAGATATATCACAGGTTTTGATTTCAGGGTTTTAGTCATTAACCACAAAATGGTTGCCGCTGCACGACGCGTTCCAGCACATGTTGTAGGCGACGGTGAAATGAATATCCAGCAGCTCATCGACAAAGAAAATCTGGATCCGAGGAGAGGTTACGGACACGAAAATGTCTTGACAGAAATCCTCATCGATAAAGATACCAACGAACTTTTACATAAACTGAATTACACCCTCGAAACCGTTCCCTTAAAAGGAGAAATGGTTTATTTGAAATCCACAGCAAACCTTTCTACAGGTGGAACTTCCATCGACGTTACCGATATGGTTCACCCCGAAAATGTGACGATGTGTGAAAGAATTTCGAAAATCATCGGACTCGACGTATGCGGAATCGACATTATGGCAGAAAATCTCACGCAACCATTGAAAGAAAGTGGTGGAGCAATTCTGGAAGTCAATGCAGCACCAGGTTTCAGAATGCACCTCGCTCCAAGTGAAGGTTTGCCAAGAAATGTCGCCGCGCCGGTTGTCGATATGCTGTATCCGCACGGAAAACCGACGAGAATTCCGATCATCGCCGTTACAGGAACGAACGGAAAAACGACGACTACGAGATTAATTGCGCACATCGTAAAAAACAACGGTTTCAGAGTTGGTTTCACAACTTCCGACGGGATTTACATTCAGAATACGATGCTGACGAAAGGCGATACAACCGGACCGATTTCCGCGGAATTTATTCTCAAAGATCCCACGGTAGAATTTGCAGTTTTGGAAACTGCGAGAGGCGGAATTCTTCGTTCTGGACTGGGTTTCAGCTATTGCGACATCGGCGTCTTAACCAATATCAAGGAGGATCATTTAGGATTAAGCGATATTCATAATTTGAAGGATTTGACGAGAGTAAAAAGGGTAGTCCTCGATTCTGTGAAAAAAGACGGATGGAGCGTGATGAATGCCGACGACGAGTTTTCGATGCGTTTGCTGCCTGATATCGATTCCAAAGTTGCGATTTTCAGTTTGGATGAAAACAATGCACACATCAGGAAATTTGCAAAAGAGGGAAAAATCACCTGCGTTTACGAGGAAGGTTTCATCACCATTAAGAAAGGCGAATGGAAGATCCGGATTGCAAAAGCAATGAATATCCCAATCACGATGGAAGCGAAAGCCAAGTTTATGATTTCCAACGTTTTGGCGGCAAGTTTGGCAACTTACCTTTATGGTTTTGAAATTGAGGACATTGCGAATTCACTGCGAACATTTATGCCAAGTGCGCAACTCACTCCTGGTCGTCTGAATGTCTTTAAGTTTAAGAATTTCAAAGTGCTGATCGACTTCGCGCACAATCCTGCAGGTTACGAAGCCATCGAAGACTACCTTAAAAATGTGGAATCGAGCAAGAAGATCGGAATCATCGCAGGAGTTGGCGACCGTCGCGACGAAGATATTTTCGAGTGTGGAAAAATCGCAGGCAGAATGTTCGACCACATCATCATCAGAAACGAGAAACATTTGCGCGGAAGGACCGAGGAGGAAATCAATTCCCTGATTATTTCCGGAATTCAGGATTCAGGCAGAAATGTGACCTACGAAATTATCCCGAAAGAAATCGAGGCACTGAAACACGCGATGAGTATGGCGGAAGAAGGCACCTTTATCACAGCGCTTTCCGACGTGGTTTCCAACGCTATCGACTTGGTTCAGGAATACCAAAATAAGGAAATTTTGGAGGAGGGGAAGTTGTAG
- the dnaX gene encoding DNA polymerase III subunit gamma/tau: MENFVVSARKYRPQEFDTVVGQSHITDTLEHAIGENQLAQALLFCGPRGVGKTTCARILARKINERDGSTSEDGFAYNIFELDAASNNSVEDIRELTDQVRFAPQVGKYKIYIIDEVHMLSSAAFNAFLKTLEEPPAHAIFILATTEKHKIIPTILSRCQIYDFKRITIEDIQEHLRKIADKESIKYEDDALYLIAQKADGALRDALSIFDRLSTFSQKNITLEKAAEVLNILDYDQYLNIVDLAHENKIPDALFAFNEIVKKGFDPHIFIAGLGSHFRDLMMAQNTQTLSLIEVGEKTKAKFSEQAKKWSAQQLIDAVEICNHADINYKNSKNPRLTVEIALMQLASLTANGTDSKKKSS; this comes from the coding sequence ATGGAAAATTTCGTGGTTTCAGCAAGAAAATACCGCCCGCAAGAGTTTGACACTGTTGTCGGTCAGTCGCATATTACAGATACGCTGGAACATGCCATAGGAGAAAACCAACTTGCACAGGCATTACTTTTCTGCGGACCGAGAGGTGTGGGAAAAACCACTTGCGCAAGAATCCTCGCCCGAAAAATCAATGAAAGAGACGGATCGACCTCCGAAGATGGTTTTGCCTACAATATTTTCGAGCTAGATGCCGCTTCCAATAATTCCGTTGAAGATATTCGGGAATTGACGGATCAGGTTCGATTTGCGCCACAAGTTGGGAAGTATAAAATCTATATTATCGACGAGGTGCATATGCTGTCTTCTGCGGCATTCAACGCGTTTCTGAAAACGCTGGAAGAACCGCCTGCACACGCAATTTTCATCTTGGCGACTACGGAGAAGCACAAAATTATTCCCACGATTCTTTCGCGTTGCCAGATTTATGATTTCAAAAGGATTACGATTGAGGACATTCAGGAGCATCTGAGAAAAATTGCCGATAAAGAAAGCATCAAATACGAAGACGACGCACTTTACCTGATCGCCCAAAAAGCAGACGGCGCGCTTCGTGACGCACTTTCAATCTTCGACCGACTCTCGACTTTTTCGCAGAAAAATATCACGCTCGAAAAAGCAGCGGAAGTTCTCAACATTCTTGATTACGACCAATATCTCAACATAGTCGATTTGGCGCACGAAAACAAAATTCCCGACGCGCTTTTCGCTTTTAATGAAATCGTGAAAAAAGGTTTTGACCCTCATATTTTTATCGCTGGTTTGGGAAGTCATTTCCGTGATTTAATGATGGCTCAGAATACGCAGACCCTTAGTTTGATCGAGGTCGGTGAAAAGACGAAAGCCAAATTTTCGGAGCAGGCAAAAAAATGGAGTGCCCAACAATTAATCGACGCGGTTGAGATTTGCAATCACGCAGACATTAATTATAAAAATTCCAAAAACCCGCGATTGACGGTAGAAATCGCATTGATGCAGCTCGCTTCCCTAACTGCAAACGGAACCGATTCTAAAAAAAAAAGTTCCTGA
- a CDS encoding chorismate mutase: MTLNSLENNWITEFPKPLIIAGPCSAESEMQMLETAQRIKESSAEVSLFRAGIWKPRTKPNGFEGVGAIGLKWLKKVKDEFGFKTTTEVANAHHVAAALDADVDVLWIGARSTVNPFTVQEIAEALKGTEKPVLVKNPVNPDLALWIGALERLLRQDVKNLGAIHRGFSTYQKTKYRNNPNWQIALDFRNQFPHIPMIVDPSHICGNRRGLAGITQEALNLGYNGAMIETHCNPDDAWSDASQQITPEVLAELLRNLQIRKSDISGFDEEMGRHRTLISDLDLQLIELLAQRMKISEKIGALKKANSIEIFQPERWKIINEYASQKAEETGMSQEFIEKVFKAIHEESIEIQNKV; the protein is encoded by the coding sequence ATGACATTAAATAGTTTAGAAAATAACTGGATTACGGAATTCCCAAAACCTTTAATTATCGCAGGTCCTTGCAGCGCAGAAAGTGAAATGCAGATGCTGGAAACCGCGCAGAGAATAAAAGAAAGCAGCGCCGAAGTTTCACTGTTTCGTGCGGGAATTTGGAAGCCGCGAACCAAGCCGAACGGTTTCGAAGGAGTAGGAGCAATCGGCCTTAAGTGGCTGAAAAAGGTAAAAGACGAATTCGGCTTTAAAACGACGACGGAAGTCGCAAATGCCCATCACGTTGCCGCTGCTCTGGACGCAGATGTAGATGTTTTGTGGATTGGCGCACGTTCCACAGTGAATCCATTTACGGTACAGGAAATTGCTGAAGCATTGAAGGGCACTGAAAAACCTGTTCTTGTTAAAAATCCCGTAAATCCTGATTTGGCATTATGGATCGGCGCACTGGAACGGCTTTTAAGACAGGATGTGAAAAATCTTGGGGCGATTCACCGAGGGTTTTCGACCTATCAGAAAACCAAATACCGTAACAATCCGAACTGGCAAATCGCACTGGATTTCAGAAACCAGTTTCCGCATATTCCGATGATTGTGGATCCGTCGCATATTTGCGGCAACAGAAGGGGATTGGCTGGAATCACTCAGGAAGCTTTAAACCTCGGTTACAACGGAGCGATGATTGAAACGCACTGCAATCCGGACGACGCGTGGAGCGATGCTTCGCAACAGATTACGCCTGAAGTTTTGGCGGAACTGCTCCGAAATCTTCAGATCAGAAAATCCGATATTTCAGGTTTTGATGAAGAAATGGGACGTCACCGAACTTTGATTTCTGATCTCGATTTACAGCTGATTGAGCTTCTCGCGCAAAGAATGAAGATTTCTGAAAAAATTGGGGCATTAAAGAAAGCAAACAGCATCGAAATCTTTCAACCCGAACGCTGGAAAATCATTAACGAATACGCCTCGCAAAAAGCAGAAGAAACAGGGATGTCGCAGGAATTCATCGAGAAAGTTTTCAAGGCGATCCACGAAGAATCGATTGAAATTCAGAATAAGGTTTAG
- the rsgA gene encoding ribosome small subunit-dependent GTPase A, with amino-acid sequence MKGLITKSTGSWYQVLDSETGKFFEARIRGKFKLIKTRLTNPLAVGDHVEFSLEQDDVAWITKIEPRKNYLIRKSVNLSKEAHIIASNIDIACFIFTLKHPETSLGFLDRFLVCCEAYNIKPLILFNKMDVLDDEEKEMVTNIELLYNELGYDSLEISSYSKLNLEVLQDILKDKVSVLFGHSGSGKSTLVNALQPELNLKTSEISETHLKGKHTTTFAQMHFWHFGGSVIDTPGVREFAMIDVEKEEIQHYFPEIFQTGRNCKFHNCLHINEPKCAVQEKLETGEILESRYITYLKLMEEAEENTAK; translated from the coding sequence ATGAAAGGTCTCATCACAAAATCCACAGGAAGTTGGTACCAGGTTTTGGATTCCGAAACGGGGAAATTCTTCGAGGCCAGAATCCGCGGAAAATTTAAGCTGATAAAAACTCGGCTTACGAATCCGCTTGCTGTGGGAGATCACGTGGAATTTTCCTTGGAACAGGACGATGTCGCATGGATTACTAAAATTGAGCCGCGCAAGAACTACCTGATCCGCAAATCGGTGAACCTTTCGAAGGAAGCGCACATCATTGCTTCCAATATCGATATTGCGTGCTTTATTTTTACGCTGAAACATCCCGAAACTTCGCTTGGTTTTCTCGACCGCTTCCTGGTTTGCTGCGAAGCGTACAACATCAAGCCGCTTATTCTCTTCAACAAAATGGATGTTTTGGATGACGAGGAAAAAGAAATGGTTACCAATATTGAATTACTGTACAACGAACTCGGTTACGATAGTTTGGAGATTTCATCCTATTCAAAATTAAACCTCGAGGTACTGCAGGATATTTTGAAAGACAAAGTTTCGGTGCTGTTCGGACATTCAGGATCTGGGAAATCGACTTTGGTGAATGCTTTACAGCCCGAACTCAATTTGAAAACTTCTGAAATTTCCGAAACCCATTTAAAAGGAAAACATACCACGACTTTTGCGCAGATGCATTTCTGGCATTTCGGGGGAAGTGTGATCGATACTCCTGGAGTCCGCGAATTTGCAATGATTGATGTGGAAAAAGAAGAAATCCAACATTATTTTCCCGAGATTTTCCAAACGGGAAGAAACTGTAAATTCCACAACTGCCTTCATATCAACGAACCGAAATGCGCGGTTCAGGAAAAACTCGAAACGGGCGAGATTCTCGAGTCCCGCTACATTACTTATCTAAAGCTCATGGAAGAGGCAGAAGAGAATACTGCCAAATAA
- a CDS encoding nucleoside-diphosphate kinase encodes MSGKITFTMIKPDAVADGHIGAILGKIAEAGFRFKALKLTQLTVADAKKFYEVHAERPFYGELVDFMSSGPIVAAVLEKDNAVEDFRTLIGSTNPADAAEGTIRKMYARSVGENAVHGSDSDENALIEAQFHFSGREIF; translated from the coding sequence ATGTCAGGTAAAATTACATTCACCATGATCAAGCCAGATGCTGTTGCAGATGGTCACATTGGAGCTATTTTGGGGAAGATTGCGGAAGCAGGTTTCAGATTCAAAGCATTGAAACTCACCCAACTCACTGTTGCAGATGCTAAGAAATTCTATGAAGTTCATGCAGAGAGACCATTCTACGGAGAATTGGTTGACTTTATGAGTTCCGGGCCAATCGTTGCTGCAGTTTTGGAAAAGGACAATGCGGTTGAAGATTTCAGAACTTTGATCGGATCTACAAACCCTGCAGATGCTGCGGAAGGAACCATCAGAAAAATGTATGCGAGAAGCGTTGGCGAAAACGCGGTTCATGGTTCAGATTCAGACGAGAACGCACTGATCGAAGCGCAGTTTCATTTCTCAGGAAGAGAGATTTTCTAA